GAAGTTTGGTGGAGCACTAATCTCTTGGAAGTCAAAGAAACAAGAGACAGTGTCCAGAAGCTCAGCAGAAGATGAGTTCAGAAGCATGGCCAATTGTGCAGCTGAGATCACTTGGGTAGTTAGTTTGTTCAAAGAACTGGGAGTTCACATTGAATTACCTATTAGTATGATCTGTGATAGCAAGGTTGCAATCCAAACTGTTGCAAATCATATCTTTCATGAAAGAACCAAACATATTAACAtagattgtcattttgtaaggGAAAGAATATGCGAAGGAATGTTGAAAATTTAGTTTATACACACAAAGGACCAACTAACTGACCTACTTACAAAAAGTCTAGGGAAAGCTCAACATCAACAGCTATTGAACAATCTTGGAGTTATGAATCTATTCAAACCatgagcttgagggggagtgttaaccATAGCATAGAGTTAGCAAGCTACCATGGTTAAGATTCAGTTAGAGGTTGTTAGAAGTTTGTTATAAGTTGTTAGAACGAAGTTAAACATTCTCCAAAATCTACTACATAGTCTATAAATATATCACACTATACATGTGCTATGAACTCTGTAACACACTGAGATTTTCTCATTCAATATAGAAGTCTCTCTTCTCTGATTCTCTCTATTCTTCTCTgtatattctttttcttcttccacTTATGTTTAAGATCCACTAATGAAGTTGTCAGTGTATGACTGGATGCTTGACTTCTTTGTCTAAAGGAGGTACCGGCATGCGAAACATGAGTGCAAAGGAAGCACATGTTGAAGTATTTGAGAGGTTTCGCCACCTATTCTCTCCAATCCTAAGTGGTTGGATACATATTAAATGAACTTTCTAATTATGCAAAATACTACCttcattcatttttacttgGCACATTCATTAAAAATAATGATTGATCTGACTATTTTACCGCACTATTACTTTCAATTGGTATTTAGTTTTAGTTCTAGGGGTGTGCATTGGTCGGTTCAATTTGGTTTTTgatttatcgatttttgattattaaatatgctaaatcaataaccaaatcaataagatattttttatcgaTTTTCAGTTTAACAGTTTTGGTCCTTAACGGTTCGATTTTCAATTTAACCAATAAGGAAATGcttctaaaataaatatgacTTCTCCAATAATTTGGCGTGACATGACAATAAGAGGAATAGGGTTCTTACTTTAGATTTTGACGTTTTGTATAATATGAAGTTGTGAACTCAAAGTCACTATGAAGTATGAATTGAAGGTTAAAAGGCAAGGACGATTACCAGTAAgatattgatattaatatttatgtagGGGTAAAGTAGTAAATTACTACAACCTTATTGAGTTATCCGTTTATCCAATAATCAATAACAAAAAACCAAAATTGAATCGATaacccaataattatttttagaaaaaaaaaaccattAAAAACCCATTGAATGTGGGGCTCTCGGGGCTAAAGTTTCACTTAATCCTGCCGAACCcgatatatatgtgtgttgtgTTTTCTGTCCTATGATCATTTCTGTCCATTTTCacttaattaaataaaacttgCAACtttgccaaaagaaaataagaacgTCTATATGGCTGCAGCTCAAGTAGAACCGAAACTTCCGATTATTGAGTTCACAGATGAGAAGTTGGGGTGCGGCACAAGCTCATGGATATCGACGTCTCGAGAAATCCGATGTGCGTTGGAAGAGTACGGTTGCTTTGGGGCAGTGTACAAGAAAGTCATGCCGGAGCTAAGGGAAGCCATGTTCGATCACTGCAAGGAGTTGTTCCAACTTCCCTTGGAAACTAAACTCCAAAATACTTGTGATGTTTATGGTTTTGGGTATGGTGGGAATTTTGGTACAATGCCTCTTGCGGAATTTTTTGGCGTCGTCAATGGTGAAACTCTTGACGCAACCAAGGATTTTGCCAACAAGATGTGGCCAAATGACAAAGTCCACAAATATTGGTAACTActcttaattaaaatttatgtaccatttttttattttttcaaattcaatcaaaatatctatGAGAATAATCCGTTAGAAAATTCAATAGGAAAATAGTTTttgttttttagtagtgttcaAAGATTAGTCAATTTCTCTCCAAAAGCGAAAAGCGTCACATGAATTAAAATTGGgggaatttttttattttaccccGGCTTTAGGAGCTCTCGCCTTTTTTACTCTCTTGGTGACTCAATTAACAACTTTAAAGTTGAAGGTGGAGGGTGTTTAAGATCAAAGCAACCCCTCTTATTATATTGAgagagtatatatatttttttctatcatCTGGGTAAGGTTGGGATAAGATTTTCAAGCCCATTTAAAATTGGGGATTATAATATAAGCCCGATCCAAGTAAGCCCTTTGTCCTTGAGACTTGATCGAGGTTGGATCGGGGTCGGCCCATgagacaaaaatattatttaatttaaattagaaTAACTGAAGTTTTAAGCCGTAAGTTTTCTTCGGTTTACAAGTTTGTTTATTCAAATTTatctttacttatttatttgtcaaaaaaatattattatttctttttaatattgTTTTGCTAGATTTTATCTAGAATTATTgaaataatatcaatttttgccacatttaatttgaaaatcttTTCATTTTAGTGATGTTATATATTTTGTCATATATTTCAGATATGAAATTGTAATTTCAAGCACCActaatcatttttataatatatgttatgATTGTAAGTATTATTTACTTTCTTATAATTTTGTTAGATATGGTAAAAATTTAATCTATTGATagaattataagttgaatttagattgaaaagaaaataatcattaAAGGGCTAGCCTGCTCTTGTTCGCGGTTCTTCTAGGATTGGATTGGTCATTTTAAGACCTTTTAAATGAAGAGTAGGTCTCGTCCTAGCCCATCAAATTTCTTGAACAGCAAGACTTGGGTTAGGTGGGGCTTGATTGGCACAACTTTACATACAGTGGTGTAATAATTGCTCCTCCCTCCCTCGGTTATATTATATGTTACATAGTTTGGTTGGATACAAAATTTAAGTATGTTACataatttgattgtatataaatTTATGTATGTTATCTTACTTGACTGGATatagaattcaaaaaaaaaattgaatagacTAAAACGTaccataatatttgtataatcatAAGAGTAATTAAACTCTCTTAGTAGATAATTATTTGTGTAATGAAAGTAGTTATAAGACAATCCAATATTTTTTGATCGTGAATATCTAAATCAATTATTTGTTAGTCAAAAATTTCTTGTATAGACAATTCATACCACTCATACATAGTGTTTTGATCTAAGATTAAAATTCTTTCGTACATTTAACAGTAACTTTGTTGTTAATTTTTTGCAGTGAAGAATCgatttcatattcaaaattaattgCTGAACTGGACGATGCGATAATCCGCATGATGTTGGCAAGTTATGGCGTAGAGAAACACTATGAGGCTCTAAAACATTCATGTATGTATTTGATGAGATTAATTAGATATAGAAGCccaaaaaagaatgaaaaaaatataggcCATTTACCTCATAGAGACAAGTCATTCATGGGAATTATCGACACTAATCAAGTGGGAGGTTTGGAGATGCAAACAAGAGATGGCAAGTGGATCACCTTTCATCCCTCTTCTCATAAAACTCTTGTCATCATAGCTGGAGAGCCATTCACggtaaaatttattaaatatgtacaaatattGAACTTCAAATTTAGTAACTAAGATGCTCAGCAGCTTCAGTAGTATCTCGAGcccacaaaattcaaatttcgcCTCTAGAAATGACTTCCATTATGCATGAAAGTcatttctttaccttatatatgagtatttttttaCTAGTAATTTTTAACTTCATATCACTTGCTCCATCTAAAAAAATAGgtattattattgatttttatCACTCAAATTATTCATATTAAAACACTCTCCAATCTTCTATTATTTtagggaaaagggtcaaatatgcCCCTGAACTTTGCGAAAATGTCTAGATATACCCTCCGTTTGTAGTTTAACTCACTCATGCCCTCGCCGTCTACATTTTAGCACATATATACTCTTTTCAGCGTTAGTTGctttgttgaaaaataactagttttttttcttttttttatattacacTTGGAATTGTCAAATCCTCATTTAATTGATACATGACATTTATATTAAATACTAAATTCagtcattttaatattttagaatATCCGACCCATGATCTTACATCCGACCCAAAAAATTCCTTTTAACCCATTATCATCAAAAGCCCTAAATTAGGTCATTTCTTCTCCACCAATAAGATTGTCTTAGTAATTACTATTTGGGCAATCAGAGgacattttctttgaccataattattttaaatattttaaattattaattattgtgacttaTGATACTTTTTGTACCTAGTTTTTAAATGTAtaaactttatttcaaaaaaatgctcaaaattttatttctatatttaCACCAAACATTAATTAGTTGAATCAAGACTCTTTTTGGGACTGAAGGAGTATTGTTATCCTTTAACATATTTAACTATTCCCTCCATCCTTATTTGTGTTGGCAcgctttattttttaatttgtcacAAGCTTAATCTCACTTTtttataattagaaataatttaattttaaattattttttttatctttaattaagGAAATGATCTATAACAACACAAATGTCTAAGATTTGTTTTAGACCAACaatatttctttcttaaactttgtgccTAGTGAGACGATGCCTCATAAATTGAGACGGAGAGATTACTTAAAATTCTGAGTGACGACAGGCATGGAGCAATGGTAGGGTATATGCACCAAAACACAGAGTGATTATGAAAGGAGCAGAAGATAAGTATTCACTAGCATTGTTCTCTTTTATGAAAGGGACGATTGAAGTACCAGAGGAGTTAATTGATGAAGAGAACCCACAGCAATTCAAGTCATTTGATAACTTTCAATATCTGAAATACTGTGCAACACATGACTCCAAAGTGAAAGATCCCTTAAAAGCCTATTGTGGTGTTTGAATATATTTAAGATCCATGttatttatttccttcattTCATGCtgttcttgaaattttgatgTATGCTTGCTTTTCTCATTTCTACTTTCAACTTTATGTTCAACTTGAGTATACTATgtacatgaataaaataaagtttCGTGAATGGTGGTGCTATCTGTGTTTGTACTCCTACTTCCTAGCAAAGCAAGAAACTATACTTGAGGGACAACCTGATGTACCTATCATTAGTAAACTATAATGTAAAATACCAGTGATTCAATATCCCATATTTGATTTCTACTCATCAAAGGTTTAAAATCATTATCATGATCAAGAGAGAACACGGCATGATTGATAGTCTAAATAAAAAATGGATTGACCGCCACTACGATGATGCACCTATGCTGGAGGAGGTAAAATATGTGCTAATAGATTTTTGGAAGGGCTTGGATCTTTAAGAACCACAAGTATCATACTACTACTAGTGGTGCAGATGATGTAGCGGAGGTGAATAAAAATTTGGGCTAAGCTCAAAAGGCAAAACAGCCTGAAGGAAATTCTCCAATTGGGTACAGTGCAGTGCCTTCCATTTTGGCAGGTTGAAAGTGCCATAATGGACTAGGAAAGCAATCGAATAGACAAGGCTCTGTAAGAGAAAAACTAACTGGAATACGCCTAGAATGACAAACGAGGAGTATCCGACGCTGCTTAAGATTATTAAACTTCAGTAAGACTGGTGCATGCAGCCACTTAATGAGAAGACGACCAAAGAGAAGAAATTCTCGCGAATAAGATATAAAACTCAAACTTATCATAGACAACTCTAATCTAAGACAAACCTTGGTTTTTCTCCTTATGGACTCCACTCTGTACAAAAGCCAGGAGCAGCTACTGGCCTAGACGAGTGTAAAGAAAGAAGCCAAGAGGCAGCCAAAGAAAGGGTGATACATAAAACTTAAAACTGAATTTTGTAAACCAGGAACAAACAGGGAGCAGCATAACATATTTTGGGATGAAACTAGTATGAATTACAACAAACACGGCGAGATATTGGTGTCAAATTTCCATTATGTTCGCCCCCCAACACTCGGAATAGAAAGTTATTCTATTAGCAAGGACGATTACTAATTCCACCATTGTACCAAATAGGAAACAAACCAAAGTCTTAATAGAAAATTTACCATCCAACACCTGAGCAAGCTATCCTCTCTTCTGACCGAAATAAACCTTAAAAAGTATCCACCACATGAAAGCAGTAACAACATTAATTAAAGCTGCAAACGGTAAACTCAGAAAGACCAGATGACAGTACATTTAGAAGAGAAACTTTATATAGTAGAAAGCAGCTGCACAACTTCTGGACCCTTCACCAGTATTTTCTTTTGATCATTTGCCAATGCCGAGAAACCATGACACAAGAACCTGAgttaaaaatatatgataaaacaACTGATCACTCATATTTTTAGATAAGCAAAACCCAAAGCACGAAGCTTTGAGATTTGTAATACTACCACATATTTTAAACAGATTAACTACTACCTGCCAAGCTGCTGAGTATCTTCCAAAGTGAAGCAGCATGAGCAGGCTATTGTCATGCAAACCTGGGATCATAAAATCCAGAATCAGAATGGTATAACTGATTATAGGTTTCAACAAATGAGAATCTGAAGTTATACGAGTTCATGTAAAATAAAGTACTCTTGATACAATGCCGCGTGAATTTTATTAAGTTTGGCGTTCCCCCTTAATGGCCAATTAGAGTGGCTTTtctgataaatattttttcttgctTACGTCGTTTTTGGAGGATAAGGAGATTTAGACTTCAtttgttggccagttaagacttctcacattcaaaagatgaaagttgctgagatgagaatgctgagacggatgtgtgggcacaccaggagcgacaggattagaaatgaggctattcgggacaaggtagaagtggcctcggtggaagacaagatgcgggaaatgcgactgagatggtatggacatgtgaagaggagagacacagatgccccagtgcggaggtgtgagaggctggccatggatggttacagaaaaggtaggggtaggccgaagaagtattggggagaggtgattagacagaacatggcgcagttacagcttacggaggacatgacattagataggagggtgtggaggacccacattagggtagaaggctagttcatagtctcgttattcttctctattcataggcgtagtagtgcattacgatctcttgcgctttgacttctgatttctgttatttctgttattatttattactttctatgttTTGATTACTCTAATTTaactgtgacgctttcattatttatttaatcattatttgttattggtatttatttatttgtatttatttgttatctagtcgttatttgtttgttgtttttctcataaaacttttaattttctattcttatctaacattttttttgtatgcacttatgcttttactgagccgagggtctccaggaaacagccgtcctaccttggtagaagtaaggtctgcgtacattctaccctccccagaccccatgttgagggatttcactgagttgttgttgttgttgtttgcaCTTATTGGAGGTCTAAATCTGAATGGTTCAGACATTAAACCATTGAGTGCATTTGGTTTCATTAAGATTTAAACACATAATTGGTCTGAATAGGTCTTAATTGTTAGGATCTAGAATAGAGTCTTGATAAAATCAAGAGGTATTCTTGTGTATATAATATTCACTATCACTTTATCTACAATCATCAGCCGCCACCACTAACCACCCTgccatcaccaccaccaccaccattgTCAACCACCATTTTACCGTTATCTAccagtgttgtcaaaggcgcGCTTAATCCCTAAAGCAaggctcaaaacgtgttgagcGCTTCACCTCGGTTTATGTGCGCTTCAGTGTCATTATCGAGGTTTTAAGGCATATTTTTCCTCGCCAAGAGCCTCTTCTGAAGAGGTggcactaaacaattgatatttcactttatcttaattttttttcaatttctttattcACATATTTGccattcatgtttataattattagtcttggacaaaacatatatatttgttatttttcctCCCTTGGCGCCTTATTTTATCCTACACTTTATTTAGGCTTTGTGCTTAAAGCCCCAAcggaccttagagcttttttgcacTTCACCTTTGACAACAGCGTTCTACCATCAACCACATTTGCCATCACAACCACCACCAACTGCTAACCATTACTGTCAGTTGCTACCACACTTACCTCCTCCATTATCATAAT
This Solanum dulcamara chromosome 1, daSolDulc1.2, whole genome shotgun sequence DNA region includes the following protein-coding sequences:
- the LOC129888742 gene encoding 2-oxoglutarate-dependent dioxygenase AOP2-like, which translates into the protein MAAAQVEPKLPIIEFTDEKLGCGTSSWISTSREIRCALEEYGCFGAVYKKVMPELREAMFDHCKELFQLPLETKLQNTCDVYGFGYGGNFGTMPLAEFFGVVNGETLDATKDFANKMWPNDKVHKYCEESISYSKLIAELDDAIIRMMLASYGVEKHYEALKHSCMYLMRLIRYRSPKKNEKNIGHLPHRDKSFMGIIDTNQVGGLEMQTRDGKWITFHPSSHKTLVIIAGEPFTAWSNGRVYAPKHRVIMKGAEDKYSLALFSFMKGTIEVPEELIDEENPQQFKSFDNFQYLKYCATHDSKVKDPLKAYCGV